The Fusarium falciforme chromosome 7, complete sequence genome window below encodes:
- a CDS encoding Protein kinase domain-containing protein: MEDKSLLELDESHVLPFTSVDDIGGGGHFSTVCRAKIHPDHYQGYSSLNKKRRGEVHVALKQMKDLREPGYNVQAAWESEAGALDQINQLDNKHLIRRTGAFKAGKNYYIMFEWADGGTLRDVWQRQNVDHIKLNGTQIMLVLQQLHGLAEALSKLHNNFNNKQQRGVAPGSLPRAETILASPSLNVPKVQLQIAAENSDNTGEEHWRHGDLKPDNILIFRDATSPWLGTLKIADLGLAKQHAFATSQRVDPTGQKYSTSHYEAPEVVIKRHEPRSRLYDIWSMGCIIFEFVIWLLYGYPGLQNFYGEKPPTTRDTLYFTVSPREDYAQVSEIVKKWMDYMLLLDPECNGKSPSAIGDLIKLVRDHLLVVALPQGQVGLGGTRQGADFLERSLRDIMDKARTNRRGTYLFTGSSRKIRAPKDMSSLPTGSGGQAVASRRQNLSLSGKCHLHSLFLRAFSSEGYNDKSQIEVRRVGGTLKFNGQPIPSLSICRGLAGNTRLDTATGSVNSIQIGLPRLPEVSSATFYNLMSHWIRDCDSNHPECHPLNHDPECLPTRLLDVGPNGSPGNDSLVHLLVTKEDLDSGHNLRYIALSHPWGDARQHDHFCTTPKNLNQRLISGIAFDQLPRTFKHAVKVTRSLNIRYLWIDSLCIVQGDGGDFDTEAKNMETIFSSAYCVIAASRASGTSSGFLEQRAAREFIRLDESVGSPHYVCKAIDDFQHDVIEGGLNKRGWVLQERALARRTIHFTKNQTYWECGHGVRCETLAHMKNTKAAFLGDPNFPDLAIKSSKGTKIRFYEELYEGYSRLDLTKAYDRPIAIAGLEQRLVNAFETHGGYGVFQGEFFGRSLLWVRDARFTDKLKKIDFPSSQKYAVPTWSWMAYQGAITFMNLPFDEVDWEEGRDAIKSPWTWSDSSSSSTTWHTGNSNENIDLTAYARDLVSPGSAEKGIVYDQGRTGLTDGRLRCVVVGKEK, encoded by the exons ATGGAGGACAAGTCGCTGCTGGAACTGGACGAAAGCCACGTCCTACCCTTCACGTCGGTGGACGATATTGGTGGCGGTGGCCATTTTAGTACAGTCTGCAGGGCTAAAATCCACCCTGATCATTACCAAGGCTATTCTTCCTTAAACAAG AAAAGACGTGGAGAAGTTCACGTCGCATTGAAGCAGATGAAGGACCTGAGAGAACCAGGGTACAACGTCCAAGCCGCATGGGAGAGCGAAGCGGGAGCCCTCGATCAAATCAACCAACTCGACAACAAACACTTGATCCGCCGCACCGGAGCTTTCAAGGCAGGCAAGAACTACTACATAATGTTTGAGTGGGCTGACGGCGGCACCCTTCGAGATGTTTGGCAGAGGCAAAACGTTGACCATATCAAATTAAACGGCACTCAAATCATGCTGGTGTTGCAGCAGTTGCATGGCCTAGCCGAGGCACTTTCGAAGCTCCACAACAATttcaacaacaaacaacaaCGTGGAGTCGCCCCAGGCTCTCTCCCCCGAGCCGAGACCATCCTGGCATCCCCCTCTCTCAACGTGCCCAAGGTGCAGCTTCAGATTGCCGCCGAGAACAGCGACAACACCGGTGAGGAACACTGGAGGCATGGAGATCTGAAGCCCGacaacatcctcatcttcagagATGCCACCTCTCCATGGCTGGGAACACTCAAGATCGCAGACCTAGGCTTGGCAAAGCAGCATGCATTCGCCACGTCCCAGCGAGTGGACCCAACCGGGCAGAAGTACTCGACATCCCACTACGAGGCCCCTGAGGTGGTCATCAAGCGACACGAACCACGATCTCGACTCTATGACATTTGGTCCATGGGTTGCATCATCTTCGAGTTCGTCATCTGGTTGCTTTACGGCTATCCTGGGCTACAGAACTTCTACGGAGAGAAGCCACCGACGACCAGGGATACATTGTACTTCACGGTAAGCCCAAGAGAAGATTACGCGCAAGTCAGTGAAATCGTGAAGAAATGGATGGACTACATGCTGCTCCTTGACCCTGAGTGCAACGGCAAGTCACCCAGTGCGATTGGAGATCTCATCAAACTGGTCAGGGATCATCTTCTCGTGGTTGCCCTCCCACAAGGACAGGTGGGCTTGGGCGGAACTCGACAGGGGGCAGACTTTTTGGAAAGAAGCCTGCGAGACATCATGGACAAAGCACGGACTAACCGCCGAGGAACCTATCTCTTTACCGGGTCGAGCCGAAAGATACGAGCTCCTAAAGATATGAGTTCTCTCCCAACGGGCTCCGGAGGACAAGCTGTGGCCTCGAGGAGGCAAAATCTG AGTCTATCTGGGAAGTGCCATCTCCATAGTCTATTTCTACGTGCCTTCTCCTCCGAGGGATACAACGACAAAAGCCAGATCGAGGTTCGCCGCGTTGGTGGTACTCTCAAGTTCAACGGACAGCCAATACCAAGCTTATCCATCTGCAGAGGCCTAG CCGGAAACACGAGACTGGATACAGCCACTGGCTCCGTGAACAGCATCCAAATAGGCTTGCCTCGGCTGCCCGAAGTGAGCAGTGCAACATTCTACAATTTGATGTCGCATTGGATCCGCGATTGCGATTCGAATCACCCGGAATGCCACCCGTTGAACCACGACCCAGAGTGTCTGCCAACTCGACTGCTGGATGTCGGTCCCAATGGAAGCCCGGGCAATGACTCACTGGTGCATCTTCTTGTAACCAAGGAAGACCTAGATTCGGGCCATAATCTGCGTTATATTGCACTTTCTCATCCCTGGGGTGATGCCCGACAGCACGACCATTTCTGCACAACCCCCAAGAACCTTAACCAACGTCTTATCAGCGGCATTGCGTTTGACCAGCTTCCCCGCACTTTCAAACACGCAGTGAAGGTCACTCGCTCGCTCAATATTCGGTACCTGTGGATCGATTCACTTTGTATCGTACAAGGTGATGGCGGCGACTTTGACACCGAGGCCAAAAACATGGAGACGATCTTCAGCTCTGCTTATTGCGTTATAGCCGCTAGCCGAGCTTCGGGAACGTCGAGTGGGTTTTTAGAGCAGAGGGCAGCCCGGGAATTCATCAGACTCGACGAGTCCGTGGGGAGTCCACACTACGTCTGTAAGGCGATCGACGACTTCCAGCACGATGTTATCGAGGGGGGCCTCAACAAACGAGGGTGGGTCCTCCAAGAACGCGCTCTCGCTCGACGAACGATCCATTTTACCAAGAACCAGACATACTGGGAATGCGGACACGGCGTTCGTTGCGAGACCCTCGCCCACATGAAAAA CACGAAGGCGGCATTTCTGGGTGACCCAAACTTCCCTGATTTAGCCATCAAGTCCAGCAAAGGAACAAAGATTCGTTTTTACGAGGAACTCTACGAGGGATACTCAAGACTTGACCTCACCAAGGCATACGATAGGCCCATTGCCATTGCCGGCCTGGAACAGCGGCTCGTAAATGCCTTTGAAACCCATGGAGGCTATGGAGTCTTTCAAGGGGAATTTTTTGGAAGAAGCCTGTTGTGGGTTCGTGACGCCAGGTTCAcggacaagctcaagaagattgaCTTCCCTTCGAGCCAGAAATATGCCGTCCCGACGTGGTCGTGGATGGCGTATCAAGGAGCTATAACTTTCATGAATCTTCCTTTCGATGAGGTTGATTGGGAGGAGGGAAGGGATGCGATCAAGTCACCGTGGACGTGGAGTGATTCGTCATCGAGCTCAACAACATGGCACACCGGGAACTCGAATGAGAACATCGACCTAACGGCCTACGCAAGAGATTTAGTAAGCCCAGGGTCAGCTGAGAAGGGAATCGTCTACGACCAAGGACGTACGGGTCTTACTGACGGCAGACTCAGATGTGTGGTTGTTGGAAAGGAAAAG TGA
- a CDS encoding Protein kinase domain-containing protein has protein sequence METLYKQLKQLMRTCPLEGRLAKFIPADELDKITLAHIQAGLPTRRRFFSSCISDKVAAEAKRIFCVLVLMEESAAMEQLINEGITDEDLPLCRNGDDSDDSEYNVLASVSGNKRFPSSMSWGEGDKVDNFLKKQWVVQAPILDKPGLHFVLEPECALPLTECETELAQGGMGVVHKAKLHPAHQHLFPADAEAYVAIKEFHKKEDFTREKNNLDIIQRLQNGHLIPLLASCERGSSYYLLFPWANGGTLRDFWGEHDCKPRTTGLIRWALEQILGLVDGIRALHNHNIRHGDIKPQNILVFEEHQGANLATLVLADMGVSKFHKEATDLRNSATMTAESTVSYEAPEADDDQRNNRPRPRRYDMWSAGCMFLEFTVWLVYDFAAVNGFHKKRKDQNDPVSPGNFFSREPGQSTGIHPAVTEAVRHLREHPLCKHGTALGDLVTVINDRLLQIKPGDRAKAPELYDRVKAIVDAAAAKPEYLGQEVKPPLPTPGFFSPPGSRKGSSS, from the exons ATGGAGACTCTATACAAGCAACTGAAACAGCTGATGCGCACGTGTCCGCTCGAGGGTCGGCTCGCGAAATTCATCCCGGCTGACGAACTAGATAAGATCACGCTTGCACACATTCAAGCAGGGTTGCCAACGAGAAGAcggttcttctcctcttgtaTTTCTGACAAAGTTGCCGCAGAAGCAAAGAGGATCTTTTGTGTTCTCGTTCTCATGGAGGAGTCTGCTGCTATGGAGCAGCTCATCAACGAAGGCATCACTGACGAGGACCTACCACTTTGTCGGAACGGCGATGACAGCGACGACAGTGAGTACAACGTACTCGCTTCTGTGAGTGGTAACAAGAGGTTTCCCTCATCCATGTCATGGGGAGAAGGGGACAAGGTCGACAACTTTCTCAAGAAGCAATGGGTAGTCCAGGCACCAATCCTCGACAAACCTGGCTTGCATTTTGTCCTTGAACCGGAGTGCGCTTTGCCATTGACAGAATGTGAAACGGAACTTGCGCAAGGCGGCATGGGTGTAGTCCACAAGGCTAAGCTACACCCGGCGCATCAGCACCTCTTTCCG GCAGATGCCGAGGCCTACGTCGCTATCAAGGAGTTCCACAAGAAAGAGGACTTTACCAGAGAGAAGAACAACCTTGACATCATCCAACGACTACAGAACGGGCACTTGATCCCCCTGTTAGCTTCCTGCGAAAGGGGTTCTAGTTATTACCTTCTGTTTCCTTGGGCGAACGGTGGCACGCTGAGAGACTTCTGGGGAGAACATGACTGCAAACCCAGAACAACAGGCCTCATTCGATGGGCCCTTGAGCAAATTCTAGGTCTTGTCGACGGTATTCGTGCACTTCACAACCACAACATTCGTCACGGCGACATCAAACCACAGAATATCCTGGTCTTTGAAGAACACCAAGGAGCCAACCTAGCAACACTGGTTCTCGCAGACATGGGTGTTTCCAAGTTTCATAAAGAAGCGACTGACTTGAGAAACTCAGCGACAATGACAGCGGAATCGACAGTCTCTTACGAAGCCCCCGAGGCAGACGACGACCAACGGAATAACAGACCCAGGCCTCGCCGGTATGACATGTGGTCTGCGGGCTGCATGTTTCTCGAATTCACCGTCTGGCTTGTGTATGACTTTGCAGCAGTCAACGGATTCCACAAAAAGAGGAAAGACCAAAACGATCCAGTTTCGCCAGGCAACTTCTTTTCACGCGAACCGGGCCAATCTACAGGAATTCATCCAGCAGTTACCGAAGCCGTTCGACATCTACGAGAGCATCCTCTGTGTAAACACGGGACTGCCCTCGGGGATCTGGTGACTGTCATTAACGATCGTCTTCTTCAGATTAAGCCTGGAGATCGCGCCAAAGCGCCAGAGCTATACGACAGAGTCAAGGCAATTGTTGATGCCGCAGCTGCCAAGCCCGAGTACTTGGGTCAAGAGGTGAAGCCGCCTCTGCCTACCCCCGGGTTCTTCAGCCCACCAGGATCTCGAAAAGGCTCATCGTCATAA
- a CDS encoding SGNH-hydro domain-containing protein, with the protein MRFPIAHLFSITLFAIISGASPANFCAKPPYFLLIGDSTVAVNGGWGNGFLSYLKSPGLGENRGVSGSTTVSWKSNGRWDALIETIEASKGEFEPIVTIQFGHNDQKVLGQDEFRDNLQAMAIEIEEVGGTPIFITSLTRRRFEDGQVVENLADWRNKTIEAAKAVGVKWLDLNKASTDYVNTIGEDNAHYYNLNGSDRTHLNLAGEIVFGRMTLDLLLKARPDLRMYFESNVELSDKLANGEFATGEE; encoded by the exons ATGAGGTTTCCTATTGCTCATCTTTTTTCCATCACACTCTTCGCAATTATCAGCGGTGCGAGTCCTGCGAACTTCTGTGCAAAGCCTCCTTACTTTTTGCTCATTGGCGACTCGACCGTCGCTGTGAATGGTGGCTGGGGAAATGGCTTCCTTTCGTACTTGAAGAGTCCAGGCCTAGGCGAGAACCGTGGAGTCAGCGGTTCAACAACTGTCTCGTGGAAGTCTAATGGCCGATGGGACGCTCTCATCGAAACTATTGAAGCTTCTAAAGGCGAATTCGAACCCATTGTCACGATTCAATTCGGCCACAATGACCAAAAGGTCCTTGGACAAGACGAATTTCGAGACAACTTGCAAGCAATGGCAATAGAAATTGAGGAGGTCGGCGGTACTCCT ATCTTCATTACATCGCTTACACGGAGACGATTTGAAGACGGTCAGGTCGTGGAAAATCTCGCCGACTGGCGGAATAAGACTATCGAGGCTGCCAAAGCTGTAGGTGTCAAGTGGCTGGATCTCAACAAAGCAAGTACGGACTATGTGAACACCATTGGGGAGGACAATGCACACTACTACAATCTGAACGGCAGTGATCGCACTCATCTCAATTTGGCAGGCGAGATTGTCTTTGGCCGTATGACTTTGGATCTCTTGCTCAAGGCTCGTCCAGACTTACGCATGTATTTTGAGTCCAACGTAGAACTGTCGGATAAACTTGCCAATGGCGAGTTCGCTACGGGGGAGGAATAG